The Candidatus Saccharimonadales bacterium genomic sequence AAAGCTGTTCCTCCGCGGTATTATCCATGAACTTTTGTGGTTCTTGCAGGGCGATAGCAATATCGAATATCTTGTTAAAAACGATGTTCATATTTGGGATGAATGGCCGTTTAAGGCCTATCTAAAAGCAACTGGTCAAGATGTACAGCCAGGTTCGGATGAGTGGAAGACCGGGATCAAAGAATTTACCGAAAAGATCAAAACTGATCACGAATTCGCTAAAAAATACGGCGAATTAGGTCCTGTTTACGGCTACCAGTGGCGTCACTGGCCAGCACGTGACGGCGGTGAGATCGATCAAATCCAGGAAGTGATTGATACGATTAAAAACAATCCTGATTCCCGT encodes the following:
- the thyA gene encoding thymidylate synthase; translation: MRQYLDLLEDIKTNGTEKSDRTGTGTKSVFGRQMRFDLSEGFPAVTTKKLFLRGIIHELLWFLQGDSNIEYLVKNDVHIWDEWPFKAYLKATGQDVQPGSDEWKTGIKEFTEKIKTDHEFAKKYGELGPVYGYQWRHWPARDGGEIDQIQEVIDTIKNNPDSR